Proteins from a single region of Macaca thibetana thibetana isolate TM-01 chromosome 4, ASM2454274v1, whole genome shotgun sequence:
- the TBX18 gene encoding T-box transcription factor TBX18 has product MAEKRRGSPCSMLSLKAHAFSVEALIGAEKQQQLQKKRRKLGAEEAAGAVDDGGCSRGGGAGEKGPSEGDEGTALPPPAGAASGPARSGADLERGAAGGCEDGFQQGASPLASPGGSPKGSPAPSLARPGTPLPSPQAPRVDLQGAELWKRFHEIGTEMIITKAGRRMFPAMRVKISGLDPHQQYYIAMDIVPVDNKRYRYVYHSSKWMVAGNADSPVPPRVYIHPDSPASGETWMRQVISFDKLKLTNNELDDQGHIILHSMHKYQPRVHVIRKDCGDDLSPIKPVPSGEGVKAFSFPETVFTTVTAYQNQQITRLKIDRNPFAKGFRDSGRNRMGLEALVESYAFWRPSLRTLTFEDIPGIPKQGNASSSTLLQGTGNGVPATHPHLLSGSSCSSPAFHLGPNTSQLCSLAPADYSACARSGLTLNRYSTSLAETYNRLTNQAGETFAPPRTPSYVGVSSSTSVNMSMGGTDGDTFSCPQTSLSMQISGMSPQLQYIMPSPSSNAFATNQTHQGSYNTFRLHSPCALYGYNFSTSPKLAASPEKIVSSQGSFLGSSPSGTMTDRQMLPPVEGVHLLSSGGQQSFFDSRTLGSLTLSSSQVSAHMV; this is encoded by the exons ATGGCCGAGAAGCGAAGGGGCTCGCCGTGCAGCATGCTAAGCCTCAAGGCGCACGCTTTCTCCGTGGAGGCGCTGATCGGCGCCGAGAAGCAGCAACAGCTTCAGAAGAAGCGGCGAAAACTGGGCGCCGAAGAGGCGGCGGGGGCCGTGGACGACGGAGGCTGCAGccgcggcggcggcgcgggcgaAAAGGGCCCTTCTGAGGGAGACGAAGGCACTGCGCTCCCGCCGCCGGCTGGGGCGGCGTCTGGGCCGGCTCGGAGTGGCGCAGACCTGGAGCGCGGAGCCGCGG GCGGCTGTGAGGACGGCTTCCAGCAGGGAGCTTCCCCTCTGGCGTCACCGGGAGGCTCCCCGAAGGGGTCCCCGGCGCCCTCCCTGGCCCGGCCCGGGACCCCTCTGCCCTCGCCGCAGGCCCCGCGGGTGGATCTGCAGGGAGCCGAGCTTTGGAAGCGCTTTCATGAGATAGGCACTGAGATGATCATCACCAAGGCCGGCAG GCGCATGTTTCCAGCAATGAGAGTGAAGATCTCTGGATTAGATCCTCACCAGCAATATTACATTGCCATGGATATTGTACCAGTGGACAACAAAAGATACAG GTATGTTTACCACAGCTCAAAGTGGATGGTGGCAGGTAATGCTGACTCCCCTGTGCCACCCCGGGTGTACATTCATCCAGACTCGCCTGCCTCAGGGGAGACTTGGATGAGACAAGTGATCAGCTTCGACAAGCTGAAGCTCACCAACAATGAACTGGATGACCAAGGCCAT ATTATTCTTCATTCTATGCACAAATACCAACCACGAGTGCACGTCATCCGTAAAGACTGTGGAGACGATCTTTCTCCCATCAAGCCTGTTCCATCCGGGGAGGGAGTAAAGGCATTCTCCTTTCCAGAAACTGTCTTCACAACCGTCACTGCCTATCAGAATCAGCAG ATTACTCGCCTGAAGATAGATAGGAATCCATTTGCTAAAGGCTTCCGAGACTCTGGGCGCAACAG AATGGGTTTGGAAGCCTTGGTGGAATCATATGCATTCTGGAGACCATCACTACGGACTCTGACCTTTGAAGATATCCCTGGAATTCCCAAGCAAG GCAATGCAAGTTCCTCCACCTTGCTCCAAGGTACTGGGAATGGCGTTCCTGCCACTCACCCTCACCTTTTGTCTGGCTCCTCTTGCTCCTCTCCTGCCTTCCATCTGGGGCCCAACACCAGCCAGCTATGTAGTCTGGCCCCTGCTGACTATTCTGCCTGTGCCCGCTCGGGCCTCACCCTCAACCGATACAGCACATCTTTGGCCGAGACCTACAACAGGCTCACCAATCAGGCTGGTGAGACCTTCGCCCCACCCAGGACTCCCTCCTATGTGGGCGTGAGCAGCAGCACCTCCGTGAACATGTCCATGGGTGGCACTGACGGGGACACCTTCAGCTGCCCACAGACCAGCTTATCTATGCAGATTTCAGGAATGTCCCCCCAGCTCCAGTATATCATGCCATCACCCTCCAGCAACGCCTTCGCCACTAACCAGACCCATCAGGGTTCCTATAATACTTTCAGATTACACAGCCCCTGTGCACTGTATGGATATAACTTCTCCACATCCCCCAAACTGGCTGCCAGTCCTGAGAAAATTGTTTCTTCCCAAGGAAGCTTCTTGGGGTCCTCACCGAGTGGGACCATGACGGATCGGCAGATGTTGCCCCCTGTGGAAGGAGTGCACCTGCTTAGCAGTGGGGGTCAGCAGAGTTTCTTTGACTCTAGGACCCTAGGAAGCTTAACTCTGTCATCATCTCAAGTATCTGCACATATGGTCTGA